From Ananas comosus cultivar F153 linkage group 8, ASM154086v1, whole genome shotgun sequence, one genomic window encodes:
- the LOC109713909 gene encoding uncharacterized protein At2g38710-like isoform X2, whose protein sequence is MVSANREMVVYCFDTLVAHYNKELPPPPDFEEGHHPLFVTWKKALNGSEPRLRGCIGSLEARGLINGFKDYALASALRDRRFSPIQAKELPYLECTVSVLTNYETAQDYLEWEIGKHGLIIEFTDPSKNTRHSATYLPEVAAHEGWTKVETIDSLMRKAGYNGTINEPLRKNLRVTRYQSTLFTMHYGEYASYVKGTRGAAPTVNGAPITNGFKPNH, encoded by the exons ATGGTGTCGGCGAACCGCGAAATGGTGGTCTACTGCTTCGACACCCTCGTCGCCCACTACAACAAGGAGCTGCCGCCTCCCCCGGACTTCGAAGAAGGCCACCA CCCATTATTTGTCACATGGAAGAAAGCACTCAATGGTTCAGAACCGCGCCTACGAGGATGCATAGGATCTTTGGAGGCCCGTGGCTTGATCAATGGTTTTAAGGATTATGCATTAGCTAG TGCTCTGAGAGACCGCCGCTTTTCCCCTATACAAGCTAAAGAGTTACCCTATTTGGAATGCACGGTGTCCGTACTAACCAACTACGAAACTGCTCAGGACTACCTTGAATGGGAG ATTGGAAAGCATGGTTTAATCATTGAATTCACTGACCCTAGTAAAAACACAAGGCACAGTGCCACTTACTTGCCTGAGGTTGCTGCTCACGAAG GTTGGACGAAGGTAGAAACAATCGACTCATTGATGAGGAAAGCAGGTTATAATGGCACCATCAACGAGCCACTTAGGAAGAATCTTCGTGTTACACGCTATCAGAGCACATTATTTACGATGCACTATGGTGAGTATGCCTCATATGTGAagggcacgagaggtgcagccCCCACAGTTAATGGGGCTCCGATTACTAACGGGTTCAAACCCAACCATTGA
- the LOC109713909 gene encoding uncharacterized protein At2g38710-like isoform X1, translating to MVSANREMVVYCFDTLVAHYNKELPPPPDFEEGHHQFEEISDCSPLFVTWKKALNGSEPRLRGCIGSLEARGLINGFKDYALASALRDRRFSPIQAKELPYLECTVSVLTNYETAQDYLEWEIGKHGLIIEFTDPSKNTRHSATYLPEVAAHEGWTKVETIDSLMRKAGYNGTINEPLRKNLRVTRYQSTLFTMHYGEYASYVKGTRGAAPTVNGAPITNGFKPNH from the exons ATGGTGTCGGCGAACCGCGAAATGGTGGTCTACTGCTTCGACACCCTCGTCGCCCACTACAACAAGGAGCTGCCGCCTCCCCCGGACTTCGAAGAAGGCCACCA tCAGTTTGAAGAAATTTCTGATTGCAGCCCATTATTTGTCACATGGAAGAAAGCACTCAATGGTTCAGAACCGCGCCTACGAGGATGCATAGGATCTTTGGAGGCCCGTGGCTTGATCAATGGTTTTAAGGATTATGCATTAGCTAG TGCTCTGAGAGACCGCCGCTTTTCCCCTATACAAGCTAAAGAGTTACCCTATTTGGAATGCACGGTGTCCGTACTAACCAACTACGAAACTGCTCAGGACTACCTTGAATGGGAG ATTGGAAAGCATGGTTTAATCATTGAATTCACTGACCCTAGTAAAAACACAAGGCACAGTGCCACTTACTTGCCTGAGGTTGCTGCTCACGAAG GTTGGACGAAGGTAGAAACAATCGACTCATTGATGAGGAAAGCAGGTTATAATGGCACCATCAACGAGCCACTTAGGAAGAATCTTCGTGTTACACGCTATCAGAGCACATTATTTACGATGCACTATGGTGAGTATGCCTCATATGTGAagggcacgagaggtgcagccCCCACAGTTAATGGGGCTCCGATTACTAACGGGTTCAAACCCAACCATTGA
- the LOC109714512 gene encoding uncharacterized protein LOC109714512, with protein MEEEEEKAEMMASAAPERWDVLGLGQAMVDFSGVVDDEFLKRVGMEKGTRKVVNHEERGHVLRAMDGCSYKAAAGGSLSNTLVALARLGSRSFSGPDLRVAMAGSVGSDPLGGFYRSKLRRANVHFLSKPVRDGTTGTVIVLTTPDAQRTMLAYQGTSSTIDYDPYLASIISKTNVLVIEGYLFELPHTIETIKKACQDAHRNGALIAVTASDISCIKRCYDHFREIIGNYADILFANTNEARAFCDLTSTESPMSAARYLSHFIPLVSVTDGPQGSYIGVKGEAIYIPPSPCIPVDTCGAGDAYASGMLYGILRGASDLKGMGMLASRVAAVVVGQQGTRLRVQDAYGLAESFAFHLDSLNVCSDMESDHISSL; from the exons atggaggaggaggaggaaaaggcgGAGATGATGGCCTCTGCGGCGCCGGAGAGATGGGACGTGTTGGGTCTCGGACAAGCCATG GTTGACTTTTCCGGCGTGGTCGACGACGAGTTCTTGAAGAGAGTGGGCATGGAGAAGGGCACAAGAAAAGTGGTCAATCACGAGGAGAGGGGCCACGTTTTGCGGGCCATGGATGGCTGCAGCTACAAGGCTGCAGCCGGAGGATCTCTTTCTAATACGTTGGTAGCTTTGGCCAGACTAGGTAGCCGATCATTCAGCGGCCCTGACTTACGTGTAGCCATGGCAGGCAGTGTCGGCAGTGACCCACTGGGTGGTTTCTACAG ATCTAAGCTTCGCCGCGCAAATGTACATTTCCTTTCTAAACCCGTCAGAGACGGAACTACTGGAACGGTTATAGTTCTCACTACTCCGGATGCTCAACGTACTATGCTTGCATATCAG GGAACATCGTCTACTATCGACTATGATCCATACTTGGCTAGCATAATCTCTAAAACAAATGTACTTGTCATAGAAGGTTATCTATTCGAACTCCCTCACACAATCGAAACTATCAAGAAAGCCTGCCAAGACGCTCACAGGAATGGGGCCCTAATTGCTGTCACAGCGTCTGATATATCATGTATCAAGAGATGCTATGACCACTTCCG GGAAATTATAGGAAACTATGCAGACATTTTATTTGCCAACACGAACGAAGCAAGGGCCTTCTGCGACTTGACATCGACAGAAAGCCCCATGTCAGCGGCTCGATACTTGAGCCATTTCATACCTTTGGTCTCTGTCACGGACGGGCCGCAAGGATCCTATATAGGAGTGAAAGGCGAAGCCATATACATTCCTCCTTCTCCTTGTATACCTGTAGACACTTGTGGTGCCGGCGATGCTTATGCCTCAGGTATGCTGTATGGTATTCTCAGAGGGGCCTCGGATTTGAAGGGAATGGGGATGCTCGCCTCTCGGGTGGCGGCGGTTGTGGTGGGCCAGCAGGGGACGCGACTTAGGGTTCAAGATGCTTATGGATTAGCCGAGTCATTTGCGTTTCATCTTGATAGCTTAAATGTTTGCTCGGATATGGAATCAGATCATATTTCCAGCCTATGA
- the LOC109713910 gene encoding uncharacterized protein LOC109713910 — MSEAGEVVVVAAAAVEKLCRRCKRRFDPSKNTPSSCSFHPSFFVCRRHDDQKRYYELGPDDPPYAAKFYDCCGAEDPDAPDTSQCPSVPSHCLQGAATSQT, encoded by the exons atgtcGGAAGCAGGGGAGGTCGTGGtggttgctgctgctgcggtGGAGAAGCTGTGTAGGCGATGCAAGCGCCGCTTCGATCCCTCCAAAAACACGCCCTCCTCCTGCAGTTTCCACCCTTCCTTCTTCGTTTGCCGACGCCACGACGACCAGAAGAG GTACTACGAGCTTGGACCGGATGATCCGCCTTATGCGGCCAAGTTCTACGACTGCTGCGGCGCCGAGGATCCAGATGCCCCAG ATACATCGCAATGCCCATCTGTTCCTTCCCACTGCTTACAGGGAGCAGCTACTTCGCAGACGTAA